TGCGGACTTGATCAGCATCTATCGCCCTGCCGAAAACTTCGGAAACAAGCGCCCGTTCGCCGCGTGTCAACGGACGTTCCCCGCCCGGTGGGCAGAGCGCGCCGTTAGCCTTCACATCCGGCTCATGTCGTGGTCCATGTCGGACTCGTCATGGGCTTGGCCCGTATCCTTTCCACCGATGGCTTCGATTGTCGCTGGAACGCTGGCCTTGTCGCCATTGTCCAGTGTGATGGTGATTTCGGTTGTCCCGCCGGCCACCAGCGTGTCATCAAGATTGAACAGCATCACATGCAGGCCGCCGGGTTTGAATGCGGTCGCCTTGCCGGTTTCCAGCGCTACTTCGTCTATCGGGCGCATCGAGGAAATGCCGTCTTCGGTCACCGTCTCATGCATTTCCGATCGTTCTACGCCTTCGACATAGACGCCTGCGATCTTGCGCGCCGGACCGCTGCCCTGGGATACGGTGAAGT
This genomic interval from Novosphingobium sp. CECT 9465 contains the following:
- a CDS encoding copper chaperone PCu(A)C translates to MRKVMFAGLSAMALILSGCGQNSDGPTAAASQSADATPENAPGVTLTDAVVRLPALPGSPGAAYFTVSQGSGPARKIAGVYVEGVERSEMHETVTEDGISSMRPIDEVALETGKATAFKPGGLHVMLFNLDDTLVAGGTTEITITLDNGDKASVPATIEAIGGKDTGQAHDESDMDHDMSRM